A single genomic interval of Variovorax sp. PMC12 harbors:
- a CDS encoding branched-chain amino acid ABC transporter permease, which yields MKAGINAGYRQLAAIALFAVVVGCVPLVTQSGVMLNFVMMALYATLIAQAWNILGGFGGQFSFGHALFFGTGAYIQAIAQLQGGINAWVALPLAVAGAAVVGLFVGALTFRYGLKGSYFALVTLAFAEVFRIVATSVPFTGGGVGLMVPLREAVGNMQFASRAGYLWVVLAMVVVALLVTWWLRNGRFGAYLQAVRDNEDAARAVGVNPFRVKLAAIGLSAAFMGAAGAFYVQVFQYIDAGIAYGSVTSVEALVAAIVGGMGTLWGPVLGAAVLHLLSDLTRNLFGELPGINMVIYGTVLVLIVIFLPRGVAGLGLSVRQLWKAKGERND from the coding sequence ATGAAAGCGGGAATCAACGCCGGATACAGACAGCTCGCGGCCATCGCGCTCTTTGCCGTGGTCGTCGGCTGCGTGCCTCTGGTCACCCAGTCGGGCGTCATGCTGAACTTCGTGATGATGGCGCTCTACGCCACGCTCATCGCGCAGGCCTGGAACATCCTCGGCGGCTTTGGCGGGCAGTTCTCCTTCGGGCACGCACTGTTCTTCGGCACCGGCGCCTACATCCAGGCCATCGCACAGCTGCAGGGCGGCATCAACGCGTGGGTCGCGCTGCCGCTGGCGGTGGCTGGTGCCGCGGTGGTGGGCCTTTTCGTCGGCGCGCTCACCTTCCGCTATGGCCTGAAGGGCTCCTACTTCGCGCTGGTCACGCTGGCCTTCGCCGAGGTGTTCCGCATCGTCGCGACTTCGGTGCCCTTCACCGGCGGTGGCGTCGGCCTCATGGTGCCGCTGCGCGAAGCGGTGGGCAACATGCAGTTCGCGTCGCGCGCGGGCTACCTGTGGGTGGTGCTGGCAATGGTGGTCGTGGCGCTGCTCGTGACCTGGTGGCTGCGCAACGGCCGCTTCGGGGCCTACCTGCAGGCGGTGCGCGACAACGAGGACGCCGCGCGCGCCGTGGGCGTGAATCCGTTTCGCGTCAAGCTCGCGGCCATCGGCCTGTCGGCCGCCTTCATGGGCGCGGCCGGTGCGTTCTACGTGCAGGTGTTCCAGTACATCGACGCGGGCATCGCCTACGGCTCCGTCACCTCGGTGGAGGCGCTGGTCGCGGCCATCGTGGGCGGCATGGGCACGCTGTGGGGGCCGGTGCTGGGCGCGGCCGTGCTGCATCTGCTGTCGGACCTCACGCGCAACCTGTTCGGCGAGCTGCCGGGCATCAACATGGTCATCTACGGCACGGTGCTCGTGCTGATCGTGATCTTCCTGCCGCGCGGCGTGGCGGGGCTGGGCCTGTCGGTGCGGCAGTTGTGGAAGGCAAAGGGAGAGCGCAATGACTGA
- a CDS encoding ABC transporter ATP-binding protein: MSALLDIQGLRGGYGRVEVLRGVDLQVDAGEMVALLGSNGAGKSTLNKVVCGLVPAWSGSVRFDGKDLSGAHYRDVVKAGLIQVPEGRKVFPNLSVLENLELGSFTRARARRAANVEKMFHIFPRLRERMAQHAGTMSGGEQQMLAIARGLMAEPVLLILDEPSLGLSPLLVEEMFTLIRELRDGGLAVLLVEQNVGQSLEIADRAYVLENGSVRFSGKPDALMRSDELRRAYLGL, translated from the coding sequence ATGAGCGCGCTGCTCGACATCCAGGGCCTGCGCGGCGGCTATGGCCGCGTCGAGGTGCTGCGCGGCGTCGACCTGCAGGTCGACGCCGGCGAGATGGTCGCGCTGCTCGGCAGCAACGGCGCGGGCAAGTCGACCCTGAACAAGGTGGTCTGCGGCCTGGTGCCCGCATGGAGCGGCAGCGTGCGCTTCGACGGCAAGGACCTGAGCGGTGCGCACTACCGCGACGTGGTCAAGGCCGGTCTCATCCAGGTGCCCGAAGGGCGCAAGGTGTTTCCCAACCTCAGCGTGCTGGAGAACCTGGAGCTCGGCTCCTTCACGCGCGCACGCGCACGCCGCGCGGCCAACGTCGAGAAGATGTTCCACATCTTCCCGCGCCTGCGCGAACGCATGGCGCAGCACGCCGGCACCATGAGCGGGGGCGAGCAGCAGATGCTGGCCATCGCGCGCGGGCTCATGGCCGAACCCGTGCTGCTGATCCTCGACGAACCCTCGCTCGGCCTGTCGCCGCTGCTGGTGGAAGAAATGTTCACGCTCATTCGCGAGTTGCGCGACGGCGGCCTCGCGGTGCTGCTGGTCGAGCAGAACGTGGGCCAGTCGCTGGAGATCGCCGACCGCGCCTACGTGCTGGAGAACGGCAGCGTGCGCTTCTCCGGCAAGCCCGATGCGCTGATGCGCAGCGACGAGCTGCGGCGTGCGTACCTGGGCCTGTGA
- a CDS encoding hydantoinase B/oxoprolinase family protein: MPDLSCAPTLDPVTLAVLRGRLEQVADEMDATLYRSAFNPIIAEAHDACHGLYDAVTGDTLVQGKSGLPVFVGAMAFAVRATAKAADARGGMKDGDVWISNDAYDGGTHANDFKLVKPFFRNGKLYCHMASAAHWHDVGGAVPGNYNPAATECWQEAVQIPPVRIVRNGELDVDVLAILQANTRLPDSLWGDLNGQLAALELGARRLNGLLDEYGDDLVMNALGELRGRALRLMRSHIASLPDGRYSFEDVLDNDGIVNEPLTIALDMTVAGDRLTLDFSRTSPQCAGPVNISRATAVAACYVALKHLFPDVPANAGVLDAVDFVIPDKLVISCERPRPVGGYTETILRMIDVIFSAAAQADPTRAVAQAYGTINALSIAGHRSDKGREGQRWVMFSFFGGGHGGHSGGDGLAHGNAPISTATIPPLEILEAAYPVRFTEWSLRADSGGDGQHRGGLGAVYEIELLEKDAEVFVFGERGTSPPKGIAGGGSGAVNVFRYENAGEWHTPPMVSKMRGITLARGERVRLETPGGGGWGHAAGRPLEQRAADAAMGYVTNGSNDKKASQ; encoded by the coding sequence ATGCCTGATCTCTCCTGTGCCCCGACCCTCGACCCCGTCACGCTCGCCGTGCTGCGCGGCCGCCTCGAACAGGTGGCCGACGAAATGGATGCCACGCTCTATCGAAGCGCGTTCAATCCCATCATTGCCGAGGCGCACGACGCCTGCCACGGCCTGTACGACGCCGTCACCGGCGACACCCTGGTGCAGGGCAAGTCGGGCCTGCCGGTGTTCGTGGGCGCCATGGCCTTCGCCGTGCGAGCCACGGCCAAGGCCGCCGACGCCCGCGGCGGGATGAAGGACGGCGACGTCTGGATCAGCAATGACGCCTACGACGGCGGCACGCACGCCAACGACTTCAAGCTGGTCAAGCCCTTCTTCCGCAACGGCAAGCTGTATTGCCACATGGCCTCGGCGGCCCATTGGCACGACGTCGGCGGCGCGGTACCCGGCAACTACAACCCCGCCGCCACCGAATGCTGGCAGGAGGCGGTGCAGATCCCGCCCGTGCGCATCGTGCGCAATGGCGAACTCGACGTCGACGTGCTCGCCATCCTGCAGGCCAACACGCGCCTGCCCGACAGCCTCTGGGGCGACCTGAACGGCCAGCTCGCCGCGCTGGAACTCGGCGCCAGGCGGCTGAACGGCCTGCTCGACGAGTACGGCGACGACCTGGTGATGAACGCGCTGGGCGAACTGCGCGGCCGCGCGCTGCGCCTGATGCGCTCGCACATCGCCTCGCTGCCCGACGGGCGCTACAGCTTCGAGGATGTGCTGGACAACGACGGCATCGTCAACGAGCCGCTGACCATCGCACTGGACATGACCGTGGCGGGCGACCGGCTCACACTCGATTTCTCGCGCACGTCGCCGCAATGCGCGGGGCCGGTGAACATCTCGCGCGCGACCGCGGTGGCTGCCTGCTACGTCGCGCTCAAGCACCTGTTTCCCGACGTGCCCGCGAACGCGGGGGTGCTCGACGCGGTGGACTTCGTCATTCCCGACAAGCTGGTGATCAGCTGCGAGCGCCCGCGCCCGGTCGGCGGCTACACCGAGACCATCCTGCGCATGATCGACGTGATCTTCAGCGCCGCCGCGCAGGCCGATCCCACGCGCGCCGTGGCGCAGGCCTACGGCACCATCAATGCGCTGTCGATTGCCGGGCATCGCAGCGACAAGGGCCGCGAGGGCCAGCGCTGGGTGATGTTCAGCTTCTTCGGCGGCGGCCATGGCGGCCATTCGGGCGGCGACGGCCTGGCGCACGGCAACGCGCCGATCTCCACGGCAACGATTCCGCCGCTGGAGATTCTGGAGGCGGCGTATCCCGTGCGATTCACCGAATGGTCGCTGCGCGCCGACTCCGGCGGCGATGGCCAGCATCGGGGCGGCCTGGGGGCCGTCTACGAAATCGAGCTGCTCGAGAAGGATGCGGAAGTGTTCGTCTTCGGCGAGCGCGGCACTTCGCCGCCCAAGGGCATCGCGGGCGGCGGCAGCGGTGCCGTCAACGTGTTCCGCTACGAGAACGCCGGCGAATGGCATACGCCGCCCATGGTGTCGAAGATGCGTGGCATCACGCTGGCGCGCGGCGAGCGCGTGCGCCTCGAAACCCCCGGCGGCGGCGGCTGGGGCCACGCCGCCGGGCGGCCCCTCGAACAGCGAGCAGCCGATGCCGCCATGGGCTATGTGACCAACGGCAGCAACGACAAGAAAGCGTCCCAATGA
- a CDS encoding LeuD/DmdB family oxidoreductase small subunit — MSVTRATHRVWRLGADIDTDLLAPGHAMKHGIDVIAKHCLEAIRPDFAAGVAPGDVLVAGPNFGIGSSREQAAAVLVQLGVAAVIAPSYSGLYFRNAFNVGLLLLTCAEAETLSEGDQIALDTGSPEIVAPGARRLACEPVPGFLMDMVRAGGLLNQLRQRAARTAFTKAPDA; from the coding sequence ATGAGCGTCACCCGGGCCACCCATCGCGTCTGGCGCCTGGGCGCAGACATCGACACCGACCTGCTCGCGCCGGGCCATGCCATGAAGCACGGCATCGACGTGATCGCGAAGCACTGCCTGGAGGCCATCCGCCCCGACTTCGCCGCGGGCGTGGCGCCCGGCGACGTGCTGGTGGCCGGGCCCAACTTCGGCATCGGTTCCTCGCGCGAGCAGGCCGCCGCCGTGCTGGTGCAACTGGGCGTGGCGGCGGTCATCGCGCCCTCGTACAGCGGCCTCTACTTTCGCAATGCCTTCAACGTGGGGCTGCTGCTGCTGACCTGCGCCGAGGCAGAGACGCTGAGCGAGGGCGATCAGATCGCCCTCGACACGGGCTCGCCGGAGATCGTCGCGCCCGGCGCACGGCGCCTGGCTTGCGAGCCGGTGCCCGGATTTCTCATGGACATGGTCCGCGCCGGCGGATTGTTGAACCAGCTGCGCCAGCGCGCTGCCCGAACCGCCTTCACGAAAGCCCCCGATGCCTGA
- a CDS encoding ABC transporter ATP-binding protein produces MTEPLLKLDGISRSFGGLKAVQDVSLAVTQGSLTALIGPNGAGKTTLFALMSGFLKPDTGSVRFAGQDITGHEPHRNAVLGMTRTFQIVKPFAAQTVRENIAVGAHLHVRNRAEALRNAEAVAQRVGLAPQLDKAASDLTVAGRKRLELARALATRPRLLLLDEVLAGLNPQEIAEMMPVVRGIADSGVTVLMIEHVMQAVMNLAEHVWVLAQGRLIAEGNPAQVTSDDRVVEAYLGHGTAARLRKAAAGASA; encoded by the coding sequence ATGACTGAGCCCTTGTTGAAACTCGACGGCATCTCGCGCTCCTTCGGCGGCCTGAAAGCCGTGCAGGACGTGAGCCTGGCCGTCACGCAGGGCAGCCTCACGGCGCTGATCGGTCCCAATGGCGCGGGCAAGACCACGCTGTTCGCGCTGATGTCCGGCTTTCTGAAGCCCGACACCGGCAGCGTGCGCTTCGCCGGGCAGGACATCACCGGCCACGAGCCGCACCGCAATGCGGTGCTCGGCATGACGCGCACCTTCCAGATCGTGAAGCCCTTCGCCGCGCAGACCGTGCGCGAGAACATCGCCGTGGGCGCGCACCTGCACGTGCGCAACCGCGCCGAGGCATTGCGCAACGCCGAGGCGGTCGCGCAGCGCGTGGGCCTGGCGCCGCAGCTGGACAAGGCCGCATCTGACCTCACCGTGGCCGGCCGCAAGCGCCTGGAACTCGCCCGCGCGCTTGCCACGCGCCCGCGCCTGCTGTTGCTCGACGAAGTGCTCGCAGGCCTCAACCCGCAGGAGATCGCCGAGATGATGCCGGTGGTGCGCGGCATCGCCGACAGCGGCGTGACCGTGCTGATGATCGAACACGTGATGCAGGCCGTGATGAACCTCGCCGAGCACGTGTGGGTGCTGGCGCAGGGCCGGCTCATCGCCGAGGGCAACCCCGCGCAGGTGACTTCCGACGACCGGGTCGTCGAGGCGTACCTCGGGCACGGCACGGCGGCGCGGCTGCGCAAGGCCGCTGCGGGAGCATCCGCATGA
- a CDS encoding tripartite tricarboxylate transporter substrate binding protein, whose product MKRRDILIAPPALAALAFAAGARAQVGNAPVRILVGAPAGGSTDTLARSLAVSMGPALGRTVIVENRPGAGGNIAADAVAKAASDGNTLLLSFTSHAINATLYPTLPFDPVKDFTALTCVATSPSILVASPSLPVKDVRELIALAKARPGQLNFAIGAVGSSLHMAGEAFKMQSGVDIVNIPYKGTAPAVQDLLAGQVQLMFAAVGNVKAHIQAGKLKALGVTTAKRLPAFPDVPAIAEALPGYESSAWFGLFGPARLPADVARKLSDAARHALQQPDMLKRLDTEGAVAVGNSPEQFAAFVQSEIPRWAKVVKFSGAKPE is encoded by the coding sequence ATGAAACGCCGTGACATCCTCATCGCGCCCCCCGCACTGGCCGCGCTGGCCTTTGCCGCCGGCGCCCGTGCGCAGGTCGGCAACGCGCCCGTGCGCATCCTCGTCGGTGCGCCCGCCGGCGGCTCGACCGACACGCTCGCGCGCTCGCTGGCCGTCAGCATGGGCCCCGCCCTGGGCCGCACCGTGATCGTCGAGAACAGGCCCGGCGCGGGCGGCAACATCGCCGCCGACGCGGTCGCCAAGGCCGCGTCCGACGGCAATACGCTGCTGCTGAGCTTCACCAGCCACGCCATCAATGCCACGCTATACCCCACGCTGCCTTTCGACCCGGTGAAGGACTTCACCGCGCTCACCTGCGTGGCCACCTCGCCGTCCATCCTCGTGGCCAGTCCCAGCCTGCCGGTGAAGGACGTGCGCGAGCTCATAGCGCTGGCCAAGGCCAGGCCCGGACAGCTCAATTTCGCCATCGGCGCGGTGGGCTCCTCGCTGCACATGGCCGGCGAGGCCTTCAAGATGCAGTCGGGCGTGGACATCGTGAACATCCCCTACAAAGGCACCGCGCCCGCCGTGCAGGATCTGCTCGCCGGCCAGGTGCAGCTGATGTTCGCGGCGGTAGGCAACGTCAAGGCACACATCCAGGCCGGCAAGCTCAAGGCGCTGGGCGTGACCACCGCGAAGCGCCTGCCCGCGTTCCCCGACGTCCCGGCCATCGCGGAGGCCTTGCCGGGCTACGAGTCGAGCGCGTGGTTCGGGCTGTTCGGCCCGGCGCGCCTGCCAGCCGACGTGGCGCGCAAGCTCAGCGACGCGGCGCGCCATGCGCTGCAGCAGCCCGACATGCTCAAGCGGCTGGACACCGAGGGTGCCGTGGCGGTCGGCAACTCGCCCGAGCAGTTCGCCGCGTTCGTGCAAAGCGAGATTCCGCGCTGGGCCAAGGTCGTCAAGTTCTCGGGAGCCAAGCCGGAATGA
- a CDS encoding 3-isopropylmalate dehydratase large subunit yields MPSRTAPQTLAQKLIARASGRAHVAVGEIVTCGVDLAMFHDSSGPRRLKPMLEELGAQIWDRSRIVLVMDHYVPERDDDSRRIVRIARDWARDQQLPHVYDSQGICHVVVPQHGHIRPGMLCVGGDSHSPTGGAFGAYMFGVGSTEMLGVVVTGEIWLRVPETIRMWWDGALPAGVTAKDMMLHMIGRFGMNGGRYQAVEFAGPAVAALSMQERMTLSNMSAELGAQAGLIAPDETTAAFLEGAGAPRADMARWFTDEDADFTRHRFDAAMLEPHIAAPHSPANSHGVSRYAGTRVDVAYIGACTGAKLDDLRAAAQVLRGHRVAPGIRLIVAPASIQDQEQARAEGVLQALMDAGAELLPTACGACSGYGDPMGDDITVISTTARNFKGRMGSPTAQVYLGSPYTVAAAALRGRVTDPREVLA; encoded by the coding sequence ATGCCAAGCCGCACAGCGCCGCAGACACTGGCGCAGAAGCTCATCGCGCGCGCGAGCGGCCGGGCGCACGTGGCGGTGGGCGAGATCGTGACCTGCGGCGTCGACCTCGCCATGTTCCATGACTCCTCGGGTCCGCGCCGCCTGAAACCCATGCTCGAGGAACTGGGCGCACAGATCTGGGACCGCTCGCGCATCGTGCTGGTGATGGACCACTACGTGCCCGAGCGCGACGACGACTCGCGGCGCATCGTGCGCATCGCGCGCGACTGGGCGCGCGACCAGCAGCTGCCGCACGTGTACGACAGCCAGGGCATCTGCCATGTGGTGGTGCCGCAGCACGGCCACATCCGTCCCGGCATGCTGTGCGTGGGCGGCGACTCGCACTCGCCCACCGGCGGGGCATTCGGTGCCTACATGTTCGGCGTGGGCAGCACGGAGATGCTGGGCGTGGTCGTCACCGGCGAGATCTGGCTGCGCGTGCCCGAGACCATCCGCATGTGGTGGGACGGCGCGCTGCCCGCCGGGGTGACCGCCAAGGACATGATGCTGCACATGATCGGGCGCTTCGGCATGAACGGTGGACGCTATCAGGCCGTGGAGTTCGCGGGGCCGGCGGTGGCCGCGCTGTCGATGCAGGAGCGCATGACGCTGTCGAACATGAGCGCCGAGCTGGGCGCGCAGGCCGGGCTGATCGCGCCCGACGAAACCACGGCTGCTTTCCTCGAAGGCGCGGGCGCACCGCGCGCCGACATGGCGCGCTGGTTCACCGACGAAGACGCGGACTTCACGCGCCACCGCTTCGACGCCGCCATGCTGGAGCCGCACATCGCCGCGCCGCACAGCCCGGCCAACTCGCACGGCGTGAGCCGCTATGCGGGCACGCGCGTGGATGTGGCCTACATCGGCGCGTGCACCGGCGCGAAGCTCGACGACCTGCGCGCCGCGGCGCAGGTGCTGCGCGGACACAGGGTGGCGCCCGGCATACGCCTGATCGTCGCGCCCGCCAGCATCCAGGACCAGGAGCAGGCGCGCGCCGAGGGCGTTCTGCAGGCGCTGATGGACGCGGGCGCTGAGCTGCTTCCGACCGCGTGCGGAGCCTGCTCGGGCTATGGCGACCCGATGGGCGACGACATCACCGTCATCTCGACCACGGCGCGCAACTTCAAGGGCCGCATGGGCTCGCCGACCGCGCAGGTGTACCTGGGCTCACCCTACACGGTGGCCGCCGCGGCACTGCGCGGCCGCGTGACCGATCCGCGCGAGGTGCTGGCATGA